The proteins below are encoded in one region of Takifugu rubripes chromosome 1, fTakRub1.2, whole genome shotgun sequence:
- the trim65 gene encoding tripartite motif-containing protein 65 isoform X2, with translation MDSQNSNLTCAICLERFKIPVTIPCGHTFCHTCISKYWESKSDKYQCPFCNTKFDTRPMLKRNVSMSGLAEAANSTTCRESLLRGNDGVKAMQLCDRHKRPLVYYCKQDRTPVCHECGIFDCKNHEKVLLETERENQELLLERKSNEVGKLIKETEEKIISLTENISQTKVSFQQTSTWVNIKFSSMIKVLDEKQKATELFIKEQQEITVSEAEARLAELREHSRILQESQARLMAVRNLPDTKLIEESVVIEVPRLKGVATNVKPNIQDHLNAVTEILSRISKLVSDDLDKAVSSTEGHEKEGSPQDKRPVLAVVPSPAAPSHPGGKEGLGAYRCSLTFDPRTANGNLFLSQENCRAEHLTSGPRPVPPHEARFDHTWQVLCFQGFTHGRHYWELELSKPWAYLGVTYETIPRKEKGKRCMVGMNELSWSLQLDDNKLSAWHNGQQETLVGNTQHSRIGMLLDYEAGTLTYYGDGQTRLHTFHCAFTQELFPACWIGEGVSITLRSK, from the exons ATGGATTCTCAAAATTCAAACTTGACCTGTGCCATCTGTCTGGAACGTTTCAAAATCCCTGTAACCATCCCCTGTGGTCACACTTTCTGTCATACCTGCATCAGTAAATACTGGGAGAGCAAATCTGATAAATATCAGTGTCCATTTTGCAACACCAAGTTTGACACTAGACCCATGCTGAAGCGCAATGTGTCCATGTCTGGCCTTGCTGAGGCTGCAAACAGCACCACTTGTAGAGAGTCACTTTTAAGGGGAAATGATGGAGTGAAGGCCATGCAGCTGTGTGATCGCCATAAAAGGCCTCTGGTTTATTACTGCAAACAGGACAGAACACCTGTGTGCCATGAGTGTGGCATTTTTGATTGCAAAAATCACGAGAAGGTCTTGTTGGAGACGGAAAGAGAAAATCAAGAG CTTCTGCTAGAAAGAAAAAGCAACGAGGTTGGGAAACTTATCAAGGAGACAGAGGAAAAGATCATCAGCCTAACAGAGAACATTAGTCAAACCAAG GTGTCTTTTCAGCAGACATCCACATGGGTCAACATCAAGTTCTCCAGCATGATAAAAGTACTGGATGAGAAGCAGAAGGCAACAGAGCTCTTTATTAAGGAGCAGCAAGAAATCACTGTCAGTGAAGCAGAGGCTCGACTCGCCGAGCTCCGAGAACACAGCAGGATATTGCAAGAGAGCCAGGCCCGCTTAATGGCTGTACGTAACCTCCCTGACACAAAGCTCATCGAG GAATCAGTGGTCATTGAAGTTCCACGTCTGAAGGGCGTTGCCACAAATGTAAAGCCGAATATCCAGGATCATTTGAATGCCGTAACAGAGATACTTTCCCGCATCTCCAAGCTGGTATCTGATGACCTGGACAAGGCTGTGAGCTCCACTGAGGGTCACGAGAAGGAAG gttctcctcaggaTAAGAGGCCAGTTTTAGCTGTGGTTCCCAGTCCAGCTGCCCCAAGTCACCCTGGCGGAAAAGAGGGTCTCGGTGCCT ACCGATGCTCCCTGACATTTGACCCCCGCACAGCCAACGGAAACTTGTTCCTTTCCCAGGAGAATTGCAGGGCAGAGCATCTGACATCTGGGCCTCGCCCTGTTCCACCACACGAAGCTCGCTTCGATCACACATGGCAGGTGCTCTGCTTTCAAGGTTTTACGCACGGCCGGCACTACTGGGAGCTGGAGTTGTCCAAGCCGTGGGCCTACCTCGGG GTGACCTACGAGACCATTCCCAGGAAGGAGAAGGGGAAGAGGTGCATGGTGGGTATGAACGAGCTGTCATGGAGCCTGCAGCTTGACGATAACAAACTCAGTGCATGGCACAATGGCCAGCAAGAGACTCTGGTGGGCAATACGCAGCACAGTCGCATTGGCATGCTGTTGGACTACGAAGCAGGGACGCTGACCTACTACGGCGATGGCCAGACCCGACTCCACACCTTCCACTGTGCCTTCACACAGGAGCTGTTCCCTGCCTGCTGGATAGGAGAGGGAGTTAGCATAACCCTGCGCTCCAAATGA
- the trim65 gene encoding tripartite motif-containing protein 65 isoform X1, with protein MDSQNSNLTCAICLERFKIPVTIPCGHTFCHTCISKYWESKSDKYQCPFCNTKFDTRPMLKRNVSMSGLAEAANSTTCRESLLRGNDGVKAMQLCDRHKRPLVYYCKQDRTPVCHECGIFDCKNHEKVLLETERENQELLLERKSNEVGKLIKETEEKIISLTENISQTKVSFQQTSTWVNIKFSSMIKVLDEKQKATELFIKEQQEITVSEAEARLAELREHSRILQESQARLMAVRNLPDTKLIEESVVIEVPRLKGVATNVKPNIQDHLNAVTEILSRISKLVSDDLDKAVSSTEGHEKEASHCSPGSPQDKRPVLAVVPSPAAPSHPGGKEGLGAYRCSLTFDPRTANGNLFLSQENCRAEHLTSGPRPVPPHEARFDHTWQVLCFQGFTHGRHYWELELSKPWAYLGVTYETIPRKEKGKRCMVGMNELSWSLQLDDNKLSAWHNGQQETLVGNTQHSRIGMLLDYEAGTLTYYGDGQTRLHTFHCAFTQELFPACWIGEGVSITLRSK; from the exons ATGGATTCTCAAAATTCAAACTTGACCTGTGCCATCTGTCTGGAACGTTTCAAAATCCCTGTAACCATCCCCTGTGGTCACACTTTCTGTCATACCTGCATCAGTAAATACTGGGAGAGCAAATCTGATAAATATCAGTGTCCATTTTGCAACACCAAGTTTGACACTAGACCCATGCTGAAGCGCAATGTGTCCATGTCTGGCCTTGCTGAGGCTGCAAACAGCACCACTTGTAGAGAGTCACTTTTAAGGGGAAATGATGGAGTGAAGGCCATGCAGCTGTGTGATCGCCATAAAAGGCCTCTGGTTTATTACTGCAAACAGGACAGAACACCTGTGTGCCATGAGTGTGGCATTTTTGATTGCAAAAATCACGAGAAGGTCTTGTTGGAGACGGAAAGAGAAAATCAAGAG CTTCTGCTAGAAAGAAAAAGCAACGAGGTTGGGAAACTTATCAAGGAGACAGAGGAAAAGATCATCAGCCTAACAGAGAACATTAGTCAAACCAAG GTGTCTTTTCAGCAGACATCCACATGGGTCAACATCAAGTTCTCCAGCATGATAAAAGTACTGGATGAGAAGCAGAAGGCAACAGAGCTCTTTATTAAGGAGCAGCAAGAAATCACTGTCAGTGAAGCAGAGGCTCGACTCGCCGAGCTCCGAGAACACAGCAGGATATTGCAAGAGAGCCAGGCCCGCTTAATGGCTGTACGTAACCTCCCTGACACAAAGCTCATCGAG GAATCAGTGGTCATTGAAGTTCCACGTCTGAAGGGCGTTGCCACAAATGTAAAGCCGAATATCCAGGATCATTTGAATGCCGTAACAGAGATACTTTCCCGCATCTCCAAGCTGGTATCTGATGACCTGGACAAGGCTGTGAGCTCCACTGAGGGTCACGAGAAGGAAG ctTCACactgttctccaggttctcctcaggaTAAGAGGCCAGTTTTAGCTGTGGTTCCCAGTCCAGCTGCCCCAAGTCACCCTGGCGGAAAAGAGGGTCTCGGTGCCT ACCGATGCTCCCTGACATTTGACCCCCGCACAGCCAACGGAAACTTGTTCCTTTCCCAGGAGAATTGCAGGGCAGAGCATCTGACATCTGGGCCTCGCCCTGTTCCACCACACGAAGCTCGCTTCGATCACACATGGCAGGTGCTCTGCTTTCAAGGTTTTACGCACGGCCGGCACTACTGGGAGCTGGAGTTGTCCAAGCCGTGGGCCTACCTCGGG GTGACCTACGAGACCATTCCCAGGAAGGAGAAGGGGAAGAGGTGCATGGTGGGTATGAACGAGCTGTCATGGAGCCTGCAGCTTGACGATAACAAACTCAGTGCATGGCACAATGGCCAGCAAGAGACTCTGGTGGGCAATACGCAGCACAGTCGCATTGGCATGCTGTTGGACTACGAAGCAGGGACGCTGACCTACTACGGCGATGGCCAGACCCGACTCCACACCTTCCACTGTGCCTTCACACAGGAGCTGTTCCCTGCCTGCTGGATAGGAGAGGGAGTTAGCATAACCCTGCGCTCCAAATGA